In Gambusia affinis linkage group LG20, SWU_Gaff_1.0, whole genome shotgun sequence, the genomic window actccaactacaaccacagcagctccaacaacaaccacagaacctctaacaacaaccacagaagctccgacaaccacaccagctccaacaccaaccacagcagctccgacaacaaccacagacactacatcaacaacaacagacGCTACTTCAACAACGACAGCAgccccaacaacaaccacaccagctccaactacaaccagAGAAgctacaacaaccacagaagctccaacaacaaccacggcagctccaacaacaaccacagaaacttcaacaacaaccacagaatctccaacaaccacaccaactccaactacaaccacagaactTCCAACTACacccacagaagctccaacaaccacagcagacccaacaacaaccacaccagctccaactacaaccacagaagctccaacaaaaaccacagaaacttcaacaacaaccacagaatctccaacaaccacaccaactccaactacaaccacagcagctccaacaacaaccacagaacctcTAACAACAACGACAGAAGCTCCGACAACCACACAAGCTCCAACTACCACCACActagctccaacaacaaccacagaagctccaacaaccacagcagatccaacaacaaccacaccagctccaactacaaccacagaagctccaacaaccacagaagctccaacaaccacagaagctccaacaacaaccacagaaacttcaacaacaaccacagaatctcCAACAACTACACaaactccaactacaaccacagcagctccaacaacaaccacagaacctctaacaacaaccacagaagctccgacaaccacaccagctccaacaacaaccacagcagctccgacaacaaccacagacGCTACATCAACAACCACAGACGCTACATCAACAACGACAGCAGCCCCAACAGCAACCACAGgagctccaacaaccacagcagattcaacaacaaccacaccagctccaactacaaccacagaagctccgacaacaaccacagaagctccatcaacaaccacagcagatccaccgacaaccacagcagatccatcaacaaccacagcagcccCAACAACAACGACAGGAGCTCCTACTTCAACCACAGAACCTCTAGCTACAACCACAGAAGTTCcgacaaccacagaagctccaacaacaaccacagcagctcaaacaacaaccacagaaacttcaacaacaaccacagaatctccaacaaccacaccaactccaactacaaccacagcagctccaacaacaaccacagaacctcTAACAACAAACACAGAAGCTCCgacaaccacaccagctccaacaccaaccacagcagctccgacaacaaccacagacactacatcaacaacaacagacGCTACTTCAACAATGACAGCAgccccaacaacaaccacaccagctccaactacaaccacagaagctccaacaaccacagaagctccaacaacaaccacggcagctccaacaacaaccacagaaacttcaacaacaacaacaacagaatctccaacaaccacaccaactccaactacaaccacagaacttccaactacaaccacagaagcaccaacaaccacagcagacccaacaacaaccacagcagctccaactacaaccacagaagctccaacaaccacagaagctccaacaacaaccacagaagctccaacaacaaccacagaaacttcaacaaaaaccacagaatctccaacaaccacaccaactccaactacaaccacagcagctccaacaacaaccacagaacctctaacaacaaccacagaagctccgacAACCACACAAGCTCCAACTACCACCACActagctccaacaacaaccacagaagctccaacaaccacagcagatccaacaacaaccacaccagctccaactacaaccacagaagctcctaCAACCAcggcagctccaacaacaaccacagaaacttcaacaacaaccacagaatctccaacaaccacaccaactccaactacaaccacagcagctccaacaacaaccacagaacctctaacaacaaccacagaagctccgacaaccacaccagctccaacaacaaccacagcagctccgacaacaaccacagacGCTACATCAACAACGACAGCAGCCCCAACAGCAACCACAAgagctccaacaaccacagcagattcaacaacaaccacaccagctccaactacaaccacagaagctccgacaacaaccacagaagctccatcaacaaccacagcaactacaaccacagaacttccaactacaaccacagaagctccaacaaccacagcagacccaacaacaaccacagcagctccaactacaaccacagaagctccaacaaccacagaagctccaacaacaaccacagaaacttcaacaaccacagaatctccaacaactacaccaactccaactacatccacagcagctccaacaacaaccacagaacctctaacaacaaccacagaacctctaacaccaaccacagaagctccgacAACCACACAAGCTCCAACTACCACCACActagctccaacaacaaccacagaagctacaacaaccacagcaactacaaccacagaacttccaactacaaccacagaagctccaacaaccacagcagacccaacaacaaccacagcagctccaactacaaccacagaagctccaacaaccacagaagctccaacaacaaccacagaaacttcaacaaccacagaatctccaacaactacaccaactccaactacatccacagcagctccaacaacaaccacagaacctctaacaacaaccacagaacctctaacaccaaccacagaagctccgacAACCACACAAGCTCCAACTACCACCACActagctccaacaacaaccacagaagctacaacaaccacaccagctccaactacaaccacagaagctccaacaaccacagaagctccaacaacaaccacggcagctccaacaacaaccacagaatctccaacaaccacaccaactccaactacaaccacagcagctccaacaacaaccacagaaacttcaacaaccacagaatctccaacaactacaccaactccaactacaaccacagcagctccaacaacaaccacagaacctctaacaacaaccacagaacctctaccaacaaccacagaagctccgacAACCACACAAGCTCCAACTACCACCACAgtagctccaacaacaaccacagaagctccaacaaccacagcagatccaacaacaaccacaccagctccaactgcaaccacagaagctccaacaaccacagaagctccatcAACAACCAcggcagctccaacaacaaccacagaatctccaacaaccacaccaactccaactacaaccacagcatctccaacaacaaccatagaacctccaacaacaaccacagaaacttcaacaacaaccacagaatctccaacaaccacaccaactccaactacaaccacagcagctccaacaacaaccacagaacctctaacaacaaccacagaagctccgacAACCACACAAGCTCCAACTACCACCACActagctccaacaacaaccacagaagctccaacaaccacagcagatccaacaacaaccacaccagctccaactacACCCACAGAAGCTCCTACAACCAcggcagctccaacaacaaccacagaaacttcaacaacaaccacagaatctcCAACTACCAcaccaactccaactacaaccacagcagctccaacaacaaccacagaacctctaacaacaaccacagaagctccgacaaccacaccagctccaacaacaaccacagcagctccgacAACAACCATAGACGCTACATCAACAACCACAGACGCTACATCAACAACGACAGCAGCCCCAACAGCAACCACAAgagctccaacaaccacagcagattcaacaacaaccacaccagctccaactacaaccacagaagctccgacaacaaccacagaagctccatcaacaaccacagcagatccaccgacaaccacagcagatccatcaacaaccacagcagcccCAACAACAACGACAGGAGCTCCTACTTCAACCACAGAACCTCTAGCTACAACCACAGAAGttccaacaaccacagaagctccaacaacaaccacagcagctcaaacaacaaccacaaaaacttcaacaacaaccacagaatttccaacaaccacaccaactccaactacaaccacagcagctccaacaacaaccacagaacctctaacaacaaccacagaagctccgacaaccacaccagctccaacaccaaccacagcagctccgacaacaaccacagacactacatcaacaacaacagacGCTACTTCAACAATGACAGCAgccccaacaacaaccacaccagctccaactacaaccacagaagctccaacaaccacagaagctccaacaacgaCCAcggcagctccaacaacaaccacagaaacttcaacaaca contains:
- the LOC122823493 gene encoding mucin-2-like; this translates as MVVPIASGPEAPTKTTETSTTTTESPTTTPTPTTTTAAPTTTTEPLTTTTEAPTTTQAPTTTTLAPTTTTEAPTTTADPTTTTPAPTTTTEAPTTTEAPTTTEAPTTTTETSTTTTESPTTTQTPTTTTAAPTTTTEPLTTTTEAPTTTPAPTTTTAAPTTTTDATSTTTDATSTTTTTTTAAPTTTTETSTTTTTESPTTTPTPTTTTELPTTTTEAPTTTADPTTTTAAPTTTTEAPTTTEAPTTTTEAPTTTTETSTKTTESPTTTPTPTTTTAAPTTTTEPLTTTTEAPTTTQAPTTTTLAPTTTTEAPTTTADPTTTTPAPTTTTEAPTTTAAPTTTTETSTTTTESPTTTPTPTTTTAAPTTTTTTTTESPTTTPTPTTTTASPTTTIEPPTTTTETSTTTTESPTTTPTPTTTTAAPTTTTEPLTTTTEAPTTTQAPTTTTLAPTTTTEAPTTTADPTTTTPAPTTPTEAPTTTAAPTTTTETSTTTTESPTTTPTPTTTTAAPTTTTTTTETPTTTTESTTTTPTPTTTTAAPTTTTEPLTTTTEAPTTTQAPTTTTLAPTTTTEAPTTTADPTTTTPAPTTTTEAPTTTEAPTTTTAAPTTTTETSTTTTESPTNTPTTTTTTAAPTSTTEPVATTTEVPTTTEAPTTTTAAQT